Proteins from a single region of Pseudomonas sp. 10S4:
- a CDS encoding DUF3141 domain-containing protein produces MGQEEIIASQEEALPTADGLFEHLNHLQRLNTRNVLDAVHQRQAKTFAPLSQGQLKQPTAAHWQEYFTDLSQRSLLFWDTLRQRGDNTLAHERAGFPLLLKFDHETLLNGANLARPVNYSLLRILSSPEQSVDNQQPVIIIDPRGGHGSGIGGFKQDSVIGESLRAGHPTYFISFSHSPSPGQTLADIVEAQAQFIEVVSARHPASAKPVVIGNCQAGWALMGLAATRPELPGLIIVNGAPLSYWAGVNGRNPMRYTGGLLGGGWMARLGSDLGNDRFDGAWLVSNFETLDPANTYWGKYYHLFSEVDTEAARFLDFERWWGSPTLLNSEEIEMIVDDLFIGNQLSGGLGRKSSGLDLKRIEVPVVVFCSFGDNITSPQQALDWIADVYPSDLALQNAGRTIVYLRHASIGHLGIFVSGEVARREHRELLGAVETINALPAGLYEMLIEDLPDTQYTVRFEPRHIADIHGDVPPPRDDDREFALVERASSINNSLYDGFVRPWLRPLINEPSAELMRKTHPFHQQQVLWSSLNPALWWLAGSAAQVRKDRRPAATDNPLLAWQALFANQIQDALNGYRDLRDATQELCFYGVYGALNSLGGNTPTRDLQAHAEQHDKQLLAHLKTALPLGGLMEALIRILFLLERDNDVPGKANIEKLLEQFQVLLQDHSAEPLDLRETLQTQKMLVLTHPQEALHSLPLLLPETEERQQVLAAVANLLPALLSDTATGHAFWCELHTLLEVPLPGFNLTQPPGEADVPVEAAPPVPAPVAKVEVPTHQPAKLRKKAKKPTTK; encoded by the coding sequence ATGGGCCAGGAAGAAATTATTGCATCGCAAGAAGAAGCACTTCCCACGGCAGACGGGTTGTTCGAGCACCTGAATCACCTGCAACGGCTCAACACTCGCAACGTGCTCGACGCCGTGCACCAGCGCCAGGCAAAAACCTTCGCGCCGCTAAGTCAGGGTCAGCTCAAACAACCCACTGCAGCGCACTGGCAGGAATACTTCACTGACCTGAGCCAACGCAGCCTGTTGTTCTGGGACACCTTGCGCCAGCGCGGCGACAACACCCTGGCCCATGAACGCGCAGGCTTTCCGCTGTTGCTCAAGTTCGACCATGAAACCCTGCTCAACGGCGCGAACCTGGCGCGCCCGGTCAACTATTCGCTATTACGCATCCTCAGCAGCCCCGAGCAATCGGTCGACAACCAGCAACCGGTGATCATCATTGACCCGCGCGGCGGCCATGGCTCTGGGATCGGCGGCTTCAAACAGGATTCGGTCATCGGCGAAAGCCTGCGCGCCGGTCATCCCACCTACTTCATAAGCTTCAGTCACTCGCCAAGCCCCGGGCAAACCCTGGCGGATATCGTCGAGGCACAGGCGCAGTTCATCGAAGTGGTCAGCGCCCGGCATCCCGCCAGTGCCAAACCGGTGGTGATCGGCAACTGCCAGGCTGGCTGGGCGTTGATGGGGTTGGCGGCAACCCGGCCAGAGCTGCCGGGGCTGATCATTGTCAACGGCGCGCCGTTGTCGTACTGGGCCGGGGTCAACGGGCGCAATCCGATGCGCTACACCGGCGGTTTGCTGGGCGGTGGCTGGATGGCGCGTCTGGGCAGTGACTTGGGCAACGATCGGTTCGACGGCGCCTGGCTGGTCAGTAATTTCGAAACCCTCGACCCGGCCAACACCTACTGGGGCAAGTATTACCACCTGTTCAGCGAAGTCGACACGGAAGCGGCACGGTTTCTCGATTTCGAACGTTGGTGGGGTAGCCCGACGCTGCTCAACAGCGAAGAAATCGAGATGATTGTCGACGATCTGTTCATCGGTAATCAGCTGTCCGGCGGCTTGGGCCGCAAGAGCAGCGGGCTCGACCTCAAGCGCATCGAAGTGCCGGTGGTGGTGTTTTGTTCCTTTGGCGACAACATCACCTCGCCGCAACAGGCGCTGGACTGGATCGCCGATGTGTACCCCAGCGACCTCGCCCTGCAAAACGCCGGGCGCACCATCGTCTACCTGCGTCACGCCAGCATCGGCCATCTCGGCATCTTCGTCTCCGGCGAAGTCGCCCGACGTGAGCACCGTGAGTTGCTGGGCGCAGTCGAAACCATCAACGCCCTGCCCGCCGGGCTCTATGAAATGCTGATCGAGGATCTGCCTGACACGCAATACACCGTGCGTTTCGAGCCCCGGCACATTGCCGACATCCATGGCGATGTGCCGCCGCCCCGCGATGATGATCGCGAATTCGCCTTGGTCGAGCGTGCCTCAAGCATCAACAACAGCCTCTACGACGGTTTTGTTCGTCCGTGGTTGCGCCCGTTGATCAACGAGCCAAGCGCCGAGCTGATGCGCAAAACCCATCCCTTCCATCAGCAGCAGGTGCTCTGGAGCAGTTTGAACCCGGCGCTGTGGTGGCTGGCCGGCAGCGCCGCGCAAGTTCGCAAGGATCGTCGCCCCGCTGCCACGGACAATCCGTTGCTGGCCTGGCAGGCATTGTTCGCCAACCAGATTCAGGACGCGCTGAACGGCTACCGCGATCTGCGCGATGCGACTCAGGAACTGTGTTTCTACGGCGTGTATGGCGCACTCAATAGCCTTGGTGGCAACACACCGACGCGCGATCTTCAGGCCCACGCCGAGCAGCACGACAAACAGCTGCTCGCACACCTTAAAACCGCCCTGCCCCTTGGCGGGCTGATGGAAGCGTTGATCCGCATCCTGTTCCTGCTGGAGCGCGACAACGACGTGCCGGGCAAGGCCAACATCGAGAAACTGCTTGAGCAATTTCAGGTGTTGCTGCAAGACCACAGTGCCGAACCGCTGGACCTTCGCGAAACCCTGCAAACCCAGAAAATGCTGGTACTGACTCACCCGCAAGAAGCACTGCACAGCTTGCCGCTGTTACTGCCCGAAACGGAGGAACGTCAGCAGGTATTGGCCGCCGTCGCCAACCTGTTGCCAGCGTTGCTGAGCGATACCGCGACCGGGCACGCTTTCTGGTGCGAACTCCATACCCTGCTTGAAGTGCCCCTGCCCGGTTTCAACCTGACCCAACCGCCGGGCGAAGCGGATGTCCCTGTGGAAGCAGCGCCTCCAGTGCCTGCGCCCGTCGCCAAGGTCGAAGTCCCAACGCACCAACCCGCCAAGCTCCGAAAAAAGGCCAAAAAACCAACCACCAAATAA
- the phaP gene encoding TIGR01841 family phasin (Members of this family are phasins (small proteins associated with inclusions such as PHA granules). Note that several different families of phasins have been named PhaP despite very little sequence similarity to each other.): protein MSFFNSEKLQATQKANLDLLQQISGKVFASVEQLSQLQFKALRDSTEEHFEGVRKLLAVRDPQGFADLQASFTQPSAQTERLAEFNRQVQALIVGTQSDIAKLTERQVEAGTQQVNEFIESISKNAPAGSEPVVAAFKSGLANASTVFESAQKAVKQASDVAQSGFDAATAAAGKAAPEAGAKATSGNK from the coding sequence ATGTCTTTTTTCAACTCGGAAAAACTGCAAGCCACTCAGAAAGCCAACCTCGACCTGTTGCAGCAAATCAGCGGCAAAGTCTTCGCCAGCGTTGAGCAACTGAGCCAGTTGCAGTTCAAAGCACTGCGCGACTCCACCGAAGAACACTTCGAAGGTGTGCGCAAGCTGCTGGCGGTACGTGATCCACAGGGCTTCGCTGATTTGCAGGCATCGTTCACTCAACCGAGTGCGCAAACTGAGCGTCTGGCCGAATTCAATCGCCAGGTACAAGCACTGATCGTCGGCACCCAGTCGGACATCGCCAAACTGACCGAACGTCAGGTCGAGGCCGGCACTCAGCAGGTGAATGAGTTTATTGAGTCGATCAGCAAGAATGCCCCGGCTGGCTCCGAGCCAGTGGTCGCAGCGTTCAAGTCGGGTCTGGCGAATGCCAGCACTGTGTTTGAGAGCGCACAGAAAGCCGTAAAACAGGCGTCTGATGTGGCTCAGAGCGGTTTCGACGCAGCGACTGCTGCCGCCGGCAAAGCCGCTCCAGAAGCGGGCGCTAAGGCCACCAGCGGTAACAAGTAA
- a CDS encoding peroxiredoxin, which produces MTIRIGDEAPDFTVESTEGTLHFHEWIGDKWAILFSHPKDFTPVCTTELGYMAKLKPEFDKRNTKVVGLSVDPVSNHQTWAKDIEETQGHAVNYPMIGDENLVVAKLYDMIHPNASGGARTAVDNATVRSVFIIGPDKKVKAMLIYPMSAGRNFDEVLRLLDALQLNAKHTVATPVNWRPGEDVIIPTSVSDEDARKKYPDGFRTVKPYLRTVAQPK; this is translated from the coding sequence ATGACAATCCGCATTGGCGACGAAGCGCCGGACTTTACCGTCGAAAGCACCGAGGGCACGCTGCATTTCCACGAGTGGATCGGCGACAAGTGGGCGATTCTGTTCTCGCATCCCAAGGACTTCACCCCGGTGTGCACCACTGAACTCGGCTACATGGCAAAGCTCAAGCCAGAGTTCGATAAACGCAACACCAAGGTCGTCGGGCTCAGCGTCGACCCCGTCAGCAACCACCAAACCTGGGCCAAAGACATCGAAGAAACCCAGGGGCATGCGGTCAACTATCCGATGATAGGCGACGAAAACCTGGTGGTGGCCAAGCTCTACGACATGATTCATCCGAACGCCAGCGGCGGTGCCCGGACTGCTGTAGACAACGCCACGGTGCGCTCCGTGTTCATCATCGGGCCGGACAAAAAGGTCAAGGCGATGCTGATCTACCCCATGAGCGCCGGTCGCAATTTCGATGAAGTGCTGCGTCTGCTGGATGCGCTGCAATTGAACGCCAAGCACACTGTTGCCACGCCAGTGAACTGGCGCCCGGGAGAGGATGTGATCATTCCGACTTCAGTTTCTGATGAAGACGCCCGGAAAAAATATCCGGATGGCTTCAGGACGGTTAAGCCTTATTTGCGCACGGTGGCGCAGCCGAAGTAG
- a CDS encoding isopenicillin N synthase family dioxygenase: MSSTIHLPLIDMSGVREGDKASIRRAADAIRTACCDIGFFYIINHGVPQPVIDRAMSAAGEFFAYPAEVKRQVAVNKRHRGWHALGGATMYEATKPDHKEFFSIGLELDEDDPSVLAGEALRGPNQWPEFMPSLREALADYYREVAMAGADLLRVVAVGLGIDEDFFTDKYTKPLQRTQMVYYPPQPPQAEADQFGVAPHTDYGCITLLYQDNSGGLQVRELGSNRWIDATPIPGSLVVNVGDLLAHWSNDRFRSTLHRVINTSGHERYSIATFYDPTYGANVDPCDLGIDPAQSLYPPVAAGDYILKRIDDSMAYRKKQA; the protein is encoded by the coding sequence ATGTCTTCTACTATTCATCTGCCTCTGATCGATATGTCCGGTGTCCGCGAAGGTGACAAGGCGAGTATTCGTCGAGCCGCCGACGCCATTCGAACCGCCTGCTGCGACATCGGCTTCTTCTACATCATCAATCACGGGGTACCGCAGCCGGTGATCGACCGGGCAATGTCGGCCGCCGGAGAATTCTTTGCCTACCCGGCCGAGGTCAAGCGCCAGGTAGCGGTCAACAAACGGCATCGTGGCTGGCACGCGTTGGGCGGGGCGACCATGTACGAAGCCACCAAACCCGATCACAAGGAATTTTTCAGTATCGGGCTCGAACTGGACGAGGATGATCCCAGCGTGCTCGCCGGTGAGGCGCTGCGTGGGCCGAACCAGTGGCCGGAGTTCATGCCATCGCTGCGTGAGGCTTTGGCCGATTATTACCGGGAAGTCGCCATGGCCGGAGCCGATCTGTTGAGGGTGGTGGCAGTGGGGCTGGGCATTGACGAAGATTTTTTCACCGACAAATACACCAAACCCTTGCAGCGCACCCAGATGGTCTATTACCCACCGCAACCGCCCCAGGCTGAAGCGGATCAGTTCGGGGTAGCGCCGCACACTGACTACGGTTGCATCACGTTGCTGTATCAGGACAACAGTGGTGGTTTGCAGGTCCGTGAACTGGGCTCCAACCGCTGGATCGATGCCACGCCGATCCCCGGCAGCCTGGTGGTGAACGTCGGTGACCTGTTGGCGCACTGGTCCAACGATCGTTTTCGCTCAACGCTGCATCGGGTAATCAACACCTCGGGCCACGAGCGCTACTCCATCGCCACGTTCTACGACCCGACCTATGGCGCCAACGTCGATCCTTGCGACTTGGGCATCGACCCGGCGCAGAGCCTGTATCCACCGGTGGCGGCGGGGGATTACATCCTCAAGCGGATCGATGACTCGATGGCGTATCGCAAAAAGCAGGCATAA
- a CDS encoding hydrolase: MAIAKAAPGKTLLTPTDHTLIMIDHQSQMSFATKSIDAVTLRNNAALVAKAARGFKVSTILTTVAEKSFSGPIFDEIKSVFPEHHVIDRTSMNTWEDERIAVEVNKFGKQKIVLAGLWTSVCIVGPALSAIDQGFEVYFIADACGDVSIEAHEMAIQRMVQLGARPMTSLQYLLELQRDWARTETYEETVKTSIANGGSYGLGLIYAKTMFGASEGH, from the coding sequence ATGGCCATTGCAAAAGCAGCGCCCGGTAAAACCCTGCTGACCCCAACCGACCACACCCTGATCATGATCGACCACCAGTCGCAGATGTCCTTTGCGACCAAGTCCATCGATGCCGTGACCCTGCGCAACAACGCCGCACTGGTGGCCAAGGCTGCTCGTGGTTTCAAGGTCTCGACCATCCTCACCACCGTCGCCGAGAAGAGTTTTTCCGGGCCGATTTTCGACGAAATCAAGTCGGTGTTTCCGGAACACCACGTGATCGACCGCACCAGCATGAACACCTGGGAAGACGAGCGCATCGCCGTTGAAGTCAACAAGTTCGGCAAGCAGAAAATCGTCCTGGCCGGCCTGTGGACTTCGGTGTGCATCGTCGGCCCGGCCCTGTCGGCCATCGACCAGGGTTTCGAGGTGTATTTCATCGCCGATGCTTGCGGCGATGTTTCCATCGAAGCCCATGAAATGGCCATACAGCGCATGGTCCAGCTCGGCGCCCGCCCAATGACGTCGCTGCAATACCTGCTGGAACTGCAACGTGACTGGGCGCGTACCGAGACTTACGAAGAAACCGTGAAAACCTCGATCGCCAATGGTGGTTCTTATGGCTTGGGCTTGATCTACGCCAAGACCATGTTCGGCGCCTCCGAAGGCCATTAA
- a CDS encoding MliC family protein, which translates to MKTVTALFTGLLATSLCTAISLCANAASPPPPIKTSFDCASARASIEKLICRDPQLTQMDIELTRLYHLALTDERSVPPPDKVTIDQQFWIESRNQCGSGPEPKACAIRSYAERAHQLRQGSAIVRTKDPDRLTEGPLAFRCTGFNPLIAATFFNTQPGVVYLKWANTSITLSQVPSDSGARYTGKDNQGNYSFWQNGNEVLFQKPGSGAMSCTAEPVG; encoded by the coding sequence ATGAAAACGGTCACGGCCCTTTTCACCGGTCTACTCGCTACCAGCCTGTGCACGGCGATAAGCCTCTGTGCAAATGCTGCGTCGCCTCCGCCACCCATCAAGACCAGTTTCGACTGTGCCAGCGCACGTGCATCCATCGAAAAGCTGATCTGTCGCGATCCGCAACTGACGCAAATGGATATCGAGCTGACGCGTCTTTATCACCTGGCGCTCACGGATGAACGCTCAGTACCGCCTCCAGACAAAGTCACGATCGACCAGCAGTTCTGGATCGAATCCCGCAATCAGTGTGGCTCCGGGCCTGAGCCCAAAGCGTGCGCGATCCGAAGTTATGCCGAGCGCGCCCACCAGCTACGCCAAGGCTCGGCCATTGTCAGGACCAAGGACCCAGACAGACTCACCGAAGGCCCCCTGGCTTTTCGTTGTACTGGGTTTAACCCGCTGATTGCCGCCACCTTCTTCAACACGCAGCCAGGTGTCGTGTACCTGAAATGGGCGAACACTTCGATCACCCTGAGCCAGGTGCCGAGCGATTCGGGAGCCCGTTACACCGGCAAAGATAACCAGGGTAACTACAGCTTCTGGCAGAACGGCAACGAGGTCCTTTTCCAGAAACCAGGCTCAGGGGCAATGAGTTGTACAGCCGAGCCGGTCGGCTGA
- the phbB gene encoding acetoacetyl-CoA reductase, with product MKSLGRIALVTGGMGGIGTAISQRLYKEGFKVVVGCSANSSRKNEWAASQLAAGYEFEFVYGDITDWESTRKAFELVRETFGPVDVLVNNAGITRDASFRKLTPEDWNAVIGTNLSGLFNTTKQVIEGMLSKGWGRVINISSINGQRGQFGQTNYSAAKAGIHGFTMALAREVSGKGVTVNTVSPGYIQTSMTAAIRPDILDSMIAATPVGRLGQPEEIASIVAWLASDESAYSTGADFSVNGGMNMQ from the coding sequence ATGAAGTCGCTTGGTCGTATTGCATTGGTAACCGGTGGTATGGGTGGGATTGGTACGGCGATCAGCCAGCGTCTTTACAAGGAGGGTTTCAAGGTTGTGGTGGGTTGCAGCGCCAACTCCAGCCGCAAGAACGAGTGGGCCGCGAGCCAGTTGGCGGCGGGCTATGAATTCGAGTTTGTGTACGGCGACATCACCGACTGGGAGTCGACCCGCAAGGCTTTCGAGCTGGTCAGGGAGACGTTCGGCCCGGTCGACGTGCTGGTCAACAACGCCGGCATTACCCGGGACGCCTCGTTTCGCAAACTCACCCCCGAAGACTGGAACGCCGTGATCGGCACCAACCTCAGCGGCTTGTTCAACACCACCAAACAGGTGATTGAAGGCATGTTGAGCAAGGGCTGGGGACGAGTGATCAACATCTCTTCCATCAACGGTCAGCGCGGCCAGTTCGGCCAAACCAACTACAGCGCGGCCAAGGCCGGCATCCACGGTTTCACCATGGCCCTGGCGCGGGAAGTGTCGGGCAAGGGCGTGACCGTCAATACGGTTTCGCCGGGCTACATCCAGACCAGCATGACCGCGGCCATTCGCCCGGACATCCTCGACAGCATGATCGCCGCCACCCCGGTCGGGCGCCTGGGCCAACCGGAAGAAATCGCCTCCATCGTCGCCTGGCTGGCGTCTGATGAATCGGCCTACAGCACCGGTGCCGACTTCTCGGTCAACGGCGGCATGAACATGCAGTAG
- a CDS encoding AraC family transcriptional regulator — MYRMSSGYASVLVNTLSAQGLDVASLCLEAGLDINLANQPGAFCERRAIYQLWELAAQASGDPDIGLKAYGNFHPGSFQIVGYTMMSSLNLKKALERLVRFSPLIGTGFSLFFMAEQQNYRLAALDHQQAGSVKPRQYVDAGLASLMGFCRWLAGGKSPQPLNVEFSYPEPENTSEHRRLFGCNLQFDAAYDSILFDGQEVLRPLSMANEALAVLHENFAEAQLDLLFGFSIVGRIRALITERLSQGQGQWDMESIAGELNISKRTLQRALEKDGTQFKDVQNAVRRQLADFYLRHSHFNMKHVAYLLGFHDHSSFNKACSRWFGMTPGQYRADESFEVEVAAPV; from the coding sequence ATGTATAGAATGAGTTCAGGCTATGCCAGCGTGCTGGTCAATACGCTCTCGGCTCAAGGGCTTGATGTCGCCAGTCTGTGCCTTGAGGCTGGACTGGATATTAATCTCGCCAACCAACCCGGAGCGTTTTGTGAGCGACGTGCGATCTATCAATTGTGGGAGCTGGCCGCACAGGCCAGCGGTGATCCCGACATCGGCTTGAAGGCCTATGGCAACTTCCATCCCGGCAGTTTTCAGATTGTCGGCTACACCATGATGTCCAGTCTGAACCTGAAAAAAGCCCTTGAACGGTTGGTGCGTTTCAGCCCGTTGATCGGCACCGGATTCAGCCTGTTCTTCATGGCCGAGCAGCAGAACTACCGATTGGCCGCGCTTGATCATCAGCAGGCCGGCTCGGTCAAGCCCCGGCAATATGTCGACGCTGGCCTGGCGTCTTTGATGGGTTTTTGCCGTTGGCTGGCGGGCGGTAAATCGCCGCAACCGCTGAATGTGGAGTTCAGCTATCCCGAACCGGAAAACACCTCCGAACATCGGCGTTTGTTTGGCTGCAACCTGCAGTTTGACGCGGCCTACGACAGCATTCTATTCGACGGCCAGGAGGTGTTGCGTCCGTTGAGCATGGCCAACGAGGCACTGGCGGTGCTGCACGAGAATTTTGCCGAAGCGCAACTGGACCTGCTGTTTGGTTTCTCGATTGTCGGCAGGATTCGGGCGTTGATTACCGAGCGGTTGAGCCAGGGCCAAGGGCAATGGGATATGGAGTCGATCGCTGGGGAGTTGAATATCAGCAAGCGCACCTTGCAACGAGCGCTGGAAAAGGACGGGACGCAATTCAAGGACGTGCAGAACGCGGTGCGCCGGCAATTGGCCGACTTCTATCTGCGCCATTCTCATTTCAACATGAAGCATGTGGCGTATCTCCTTGGTTTTCATGACCACAGCAGTTTTAACAAGGCTTGCAGCCGCTGGTTTGGGATGACGCCGGGGCAGTATCGGGCGGATGAATCCTTCGAGGTCGAAGTAGCCGCGCCGGTTTGA
- a CDS encoding ectoine synthase, translated as MPEVFVLFFAAKTERSRRALLHYRNHLEACYCIGGEGKIEDMDGTIPAIRPGDMYVLDKHDRHYLHGGKFTDLILVSVFNPPLRRGQSFLIYE; from the coding sequence ATGCCTGAAGTATTTGTCTTGTTTTTTGCGGCAAAGACAGAGCGATCTCGGCGAGCGCTACTTCATTATCGCAATCATCTCGAGGCCTGCTATTGCATTGGCGGTGAGGGCAAAATCGAAGACATGGACGGCACCATCCCTGCAATTCGTCCGGGAGATATGTATGTACTGGACAAACATGATCGTCACTATCTGCACGGCGGCAAGTTCACGGATCTGATCCTGGTCAGCGTTTTCAATCCTCCTCTTCGACGGGGCCAGTCGTTTCTAATCTACGAGTAA
- a CDS encoding OprD family porin yields the protein MTFSAQNCKFLAAMTILFAGTVLADEPAPTAQGFLEGATLGVLSRNFYLNSDYRSPSPSGKSYKQEWAQGFISSFESGFTDGTIGFGLDAHAFLGLKLDGGKGHSGTGLLPVDDDGRSESNYSSGGGAIKLKASRTTLAFGEMTVETPVFDTSDKRLQPEYATGFLMNSREIDGMNLVAGHFTAFKNQDSSSSKGDFYGYGANTEAGGISFLGADLFTNSPLGGALYASELSDTWHQYYGNLHLKQSDVFLDANLYHTQDTGRALAGAIENTAYSLSGKYTLGAHGFTLAYQQINGDTPFDFVGGDSIYLANSIKYADFNGAHERSWQARYDLDLGAFGIPGLKFMTRYVTGRDIDGTHAPKGGAYNPFDAATGEYDPQQGDGGRHWERDIDLRYVVQSGPAKDLSLQLSHVSHRANTAQAGDDIDRVYVVVQYPLNFGHL from the coding sequence ATGACCTTTTCTGCACAAAACTGTAAATTCCTCGCCGCCATGACGATTCTGTTCGCCGGCACCGTCCTGGCCGATGAACCGGCACCCACCGCGCAAGGTTTCCTGGAGGGCGCGACGCTGGGTGTATTGAGTCGAAACTTCTACCTCAACAGCGACTACCGCTCACCCTCGCCCTCCGGAAAAAGCTACAAACAGGAGTGGGCTCAAGGGTTTATCAGCTCTTTTGAATCCGGTTTCACCGACGGCACGATTGGCTTTGGCCTCGACGCCCACGCGTTTCTCGGGCTCAAGCTCGACGGCGGCAAAGGACATTCAGGCACCGGATTACTGCCGGTTGATGATGATGGCCGCAGCGAAAGCAACTACTCCAGTGGCGGCGGCGCGATCAAGCTCAAGGCGTCCCGCACCACCCTGGCCTTCGGTGAAATGACCGTGGAAACCCCGGTGTTCGACACCTCGGACAAACGCCTGCAACCGGAGTACGCCACGGGTTTTCTGATGAACAGCCGGGAAATCGACGGAATGAACCTGGTGGCCGGGCACTTCACGGCGTTCAAGAACCAGGACAGTTCATCGAGCAAGGGCGACTTTTACGGTTACGGTGCCAACACTGAGGCGGGCGGCATTAGCTTTCTCGGCGCCGACCTGTTCACCAACAGCCCGCTGGGCGGCGCGTTGTACGCCTCCGAACTGAGCGACACCTGGCACCAGTACTACGGCAATCTGCACCTGAAGCAATCGGATGTTTTCCTCGACGCCAATCTCTATCACACGCAAGACACCGGCCGGGCACTGGCGGGAGCAATCGAAAACACGGCCTACAGCCTGTCGGGCAAGTACACCCTTGGCGCGCATGGATTCACCCTGGCCTATCAGCAAATCAATGGCGACACCCCGTTCGATTTCGTCGGCGGCGACTCCATTTACCTCGCGAACTCGATCAAGTACGCCGACTTCAACGGCGCCCACGAGCGCTCCTGGCAAGCTCGCTACGACCTCGATTTGGGAGCATTCGGCATTCCCGGGCTGAAGTTCATGACCCGTTACGTGACCGGCCGCGACATCGACGGCACCCATGCGCCCAAGGGCGGTGCCTACAACCCGTTCGACGCAGCGACCGGCGAGTACGACCCCCAGCAAGGCGATGGCGGACGACACTGGGAGCGCGACATCGATTTGCGCTACGTCGTGCAATCCGGCCCGGCTAAGGACTTATCTCTGCAACTGTCCCATGTGTCGCATCGGGCCAACACCGCCCAGGCGGGCGATGACATCGACAGGGTTTATGTCGTGGTTCAGTACCCGCTGAACTTCGGTCACCTTTGA
- a CDS encoding acetyl-CoA C-acetyltransferase has protein sequence MNEVVIVAATRTAIGSFQGALSAIPATELGAALIRRVLEQTGISGEQIDEVILGQVLSAGSGQNPARQTAIKAGLPFTTPAMTLNKVCGSGLKAVQLAVQAIRCGDAELVIAGGQENMSLAPYVLPKARTGLRLGHAQLQDSVIQDGLWDAFNDYHMGITAENLAQKYSLTREQQDNFAAASQQKAAAAIEAGYFKREITPILIPQRKGEPLAFDTDEQPRLDSSLQSLGKLKPAFQKDGSVTAGNSSTLNDGAAVLLLASAAKAQALGLPILARIKAYASAGVDPSIMGIGPVPATRLVLEKAGWNLTDLDLIEANEAFAAQSLAVGKELGWDTSKVNVNGGAIALGHPIGASGARILVSLLFELIRRDGHKGLATLCIGGGQGVSLVIER, from the coding sequence ATGAACGAAGTCGTAATCGTTGCCGCCACTCGTACCGCCATCGGCAGCTTCCAGGGTGCCTTGTCCGCGATACCGGCCACTGAGCTGGGCGCGGCGCTGATTCGCCGCGTGCTGGAACAGACGGGCATCAGCGGTGAACAAATCGATGAAGTGATCCTCGGCCAGGTGCTCAGCGCCGGTTCAGGGCAAAACCCGGCACGCCAGACCGCGATCAAGGCCGGCCTGCCCTTCACCACCCCCGCGATGACCCTGAACAAAGTCTGCGGCTCGGGCCTCAAGGCTGTGCAACTGGCGGTCCAGGCGATCCGCTGTGGTGACGCCGAACTGGTGATTGCCGGCGGTCAGGAAAACATGAGCCTGGCGCCCTACGTATTGCCCAAGGCCCGAACCGGTTTGCGCCTGGGCCATGCGCAACTGCAAGACAGCGTGATCCAGGACGGTTTGTGGGATGCGTTCAACGACTACCACATGGGCATTACTGCGGAGAATCTGGCGCAGAAGTACAGCCTGACTCGCGAGCAACAAGATAACTTCGCCGCCGCCTCGCAACAGAAAGCCGCTGCGGCCATCGAGGCCGGTTACTTCAAGCGTGAAATCACCCCGATCCTGATTCCCCAGCGCAAGGGTGAGCCGCTGGCCTTCGACACCGATGAACAGCCACGACTGGACAGCAGCCTCCAGTCCCTGGGCAAACTCAAACCGGCGTTCCAGAAAGACGGCAGCGTCACCGCCGGCAATTCGTCGACCCTCAACGATGGCGCCGCGGTGCTGTTGCTGGCCAGTGCCGCCAAGGCTCAGGCGTTGGGGTTACCGATTCTGGCGCGGATCAAGGCTTACGCCAGCGCCGGCGTGGACCCATCGATCATGGGCATCGGCCCGGTCCCGGCGACCCGCCTGGTACTGGAGAAGGCCGGTTGGAATCTCACGGACCTGGACCTGATCGAAGCCAACGAAGCCTTCGCCGCCCAGTCACTGGCGGTCGGTAAGGAACTGGGCTGGGACACCAGCAAGGTCAACGTCAATGGCGGTGCAATTGCCCTCGGTCATCCGATTGGCGCATCGGGTGCGCGGATTCTGGTCTCGCTGTTGTTTGAGCTGATCCGTCGCGATGGCCACAAAGGCCTGGCCACGTTGTGCATCGGCGGCGGGCAAGGCGTCAGCCTGGTCATCGAGCGCTAG